A stretch of the Streptomyces sp. NBC_00078 genome encodes the following:
- the murJ gene encoding murein biosynthesis integral membrane protein MurJ, whose translation MNAPYDGDRGQAAGSSGPPEGPQPEHGQVQPQAPADMYLQDAYDQDPYRAQDLAAQDPVAEALYDRAAHPPPPLGTYQPQQPLYGRPPQSPYAPDPRKWAQTPAPEPGGPNQYLPYGDDPRTTQYVGVDDLVTQAGEERHEPDAFAHLFRDQQQSGHLASDPPSVPGPAAAPRGPSTAPQYQAAAAPAPTADETLNLGAMPAAATASAPAKKGGRATGLLKSSAVMAAGTMVSRLTGFIRSALIVSALGVGLLGDTFQVAYQLPTMIYILTVGGGLNSVFVPQLVRAMKEDEDGGEAFANRLLTLVMVALGGLTVLAVLGAPLLIRLLSDSVAGDPAANEVGVTFVRYFLPSIFFMGVHVVMGQVLNARGKFGAMMWTPVLNNIVIIVTLGMFIWVYGTAADSGMKVTNIPPEGQRLLGIGVLLGLVVQALAMIPYLRETGFRLRLRFDWRGHGLGKAVTLAKWTVLFVLANQAGAIVVSQLSTSAGKASPVDGTGFAAYANAQLIWGLPQAIITVSLMAALLPRISRSAAEGDGGAVRDDISQGLRTTAVAIVPIAFGFLALGIPMCTLIFGSSGISEATNMGFMLMAFALGLIPYSVQYVVLRAFYAYEDTRTPFYNTVIVAAVNAGASVLCYVTLPPRWAVAGMAASYGLAYAIGVGVAWNRLRKRLGGDLDGARVLRTYARLGIASVPAALLSGAACYEIGHTLGQGVVGSLAAILAGGVVLLGIFFVAARKMRIEELNSLVGMVRGRLGR comes from the coding sequence ATGAACGCGCCGTACGACGGTGACCGCGGCCAGGCCGCGGGCAGCTCGGGCCCCCCCGAGGGCCCGCAGCCCGAGCACGGCCAGGTACAGCCGCAGGCCCCCGCCGACATGTACCTCCAGGACGCTTACGACCAGGACCCCTACCGGGCGCAGGACCTCGCCGCCCAGGATCCGGTCGCGGAGGCCCTCTACGACCGCGCGGCACACCCCCCGCCTCCCCTGGGCACCTACCAGCCGCAGCAGCCGCTGTACGGCCGACCGCCCCAGTCTCCGTACGCCCCTGACCCGCGCAAGTGGGCCCAGACCCCGGCGCCGGAGCCGGGTGGCCCGAACCAGTACCTGCCGTACGGTGACGATCCCCGTACGACCCAGTACGTGGGCGTCGACGACCTGGTCACCCAGGCCGGCGAGGAACGCCACGAGCCGGACGCCTTCGCGCATCTCTTCCGGGACCAGCAGCAAAGCGGACATCTGGCGTCTGATCCCCCGTCGGTGCCCGGCCCGGCAGCCGCCCCTCGCGGGCCGTCAACGGCGCCGCAGTACCAGGCTGCGGCGGCTCCCGCGCCCACGGCGGACGAGACCCTCAACCTCGGCGCCATGCCCGCCGCCGCCACGGCATCAGCCCCAGCGAAGAAGGGCGGGCGGGCCACGGGCCTGCTCAAGTCCAGTGCCGTCATGGCCGCAGGCACGATGGTCTCCCGCCTCACGGGTTTCATCCGCTCCGCGCTGATCGTCTCGGCACTGGGCGTCGGCCTGCTCGGTGACACCTTCCAGGTCGCCTACCAGCTGCCGACGATGATCTACATCCTCACCGTCGGCGGCGGCCTCAACTCCGTGTTCGTCCCCCAGCTGGTGCGCGCGATGAAGGAGGACGAGGACGGCGGCGAGGCCTTCGCCAACCGGCTGCTGACCCTGGTCATGGTGGCGCTGGGCGGCCTCACGGTGCTCGCGGTTCTCGGCGCCCCGCTCCTGATCCGTCTGCTGTCCGACTCCGTCGCCGGCGACCCTGCGGCCAACGAGGTCGGCGTCACCTTCGTCCGCTACTTCCTGCCCTCGATCTTCTTCATGGGCGTCCACGTGGTGATGGGACAGGTCCTCAACGCCCGCGGCAAGTTCGGCGCGATGATGTGGACCCCGGTCCTGAACAACATCGTCATCATCGTGACACTCGGCATGTTCATCTGGGTGTACGGCACCGCAGCGGACTCCGGCATGAAGGTCACGAACATCCCACCGGAGGGCCAGCGGCTCCTCGGCATCGGCGTGCTGCTCGGCCTTGTCGTCCAGGCCCTGGCGATGATCCCGTACCTGCGCGAGACCGGGTTCCGGCTGCGACTGCGCTTCGACTGGAGGGGCCACGGCCTCGGCAAGGCCGTGACGCTCGCCAAGTGGACGGTTCTGTTCGTGCTCGCCAACCAGGCCGGCGCGATCGTCGTCTCACAGCTGTCCACCTCGGCCGGCAAGGCGTCTCCCGTCGACGGCACAGGCTTCGCCGCCTACGCCAACGCCCAGCTGATCTGGGGCCTTCCGCAGGCCATCATCACCGTCTCCCTGATGGCCGCCCTACTGCCGCGCATCTCGCGCTCGGCAGCCGAGGGCGACGGCGGCGCCGTCCGCGACGACATCTCCCAGGGCCTGCGCACCACAGCCGTCGCCATCGTGCCGATCGCCTTCGGTTTCCTCGCCCTCGGCATCCCGATGTGCACGCTGATCTTCGGTTCCTCCGGCATCAGCGAGGCCACCAACATGGGCTTCATGCTGATGGCGTTCGCCCTCGGCCTGATCCCGTACTCCGTGCAGTACGTCGTCCTGCGAGCGTTCTACGCCTACGAGGACACACGGACGCCCTTCTACAACACGGTCATCGTGGCCGCCGTCAACGCGGGCGCCTCGGTGCTGTGTTACGTCACGCTGCCGCCCCGCTGGGCCGTGGCCGGCATGGCCGCCTCGTACGGTCTCGCCTACGCAATCGGCGTCGGAGTCGCCTGGAACCGGCTGCGCAAGCGGCTGGGCGGCGACCTGGACGGCGCCCGTGTCCTGCGCACCTACGCACGGCTCGGCATCGCCTCGGTGCCGGCGGCACTGCTCAGCGGCGCGGCCTGCTACGAGATCGGTCACACGCTCGGCCAGGGCGTCGTCGGATCCCTCGCGGCCATCCTGGCCGGCGGAGTGGTGCTGCTCGGGATCTTCTTCGTAGCCGCCCGCAAGATGCGCATCGAGGAGCTGAACTCACTGGTCGGCATGGTCCGCGGACGCCTGGGGCGCTGA
- a CDS encoding serine/threonine protein kinase, with amino-acid sequence MAERSTAAVDVADNSGDKPLTAEADQSTADGVAQNRERDTEIDEAQGSGGTEGPGKASAPELHSGHKLARRYRLEECVTRLDGFSSWRAVDEKLRRAVGVHLLPADHSRARSVLAAARSSALLGDPRFVQVLDAVEENDLVYVVHEWLPDAVELTTLLAAGPLEPHDAYQMVSQIASAMAAAHREGLAHLRLNPNAVLRSSSGQWRIRGLAVNAALRGISSDTPQRTDTESVGALLYAGLTQRWPYENDAYGLSGLPKDVGLIAPDQVRAGVHRGLSELAMRALANDGATASRHESPCTTPEELVKAVGEMPRIRPPEPSFTAPPEYQRTTYQQGTYGRPAPHRGATQPVPTPPAPLQSRTGKALKWAVSALLIAALGLGSWQLADALMDSGNKSDDTNKTQTTDGGDKDGLNKSPVGKPITISRAFDFDPYGDNSEKPSDVGKAYDNTTATYWQTDYYLSANFGNLKSGVGIILDLGKVQQVGKVTVTFVGDTSVELRSASADAGAKPMSFSSYTKVASGSGTAVELKPGKSVKSQYLLVWLTKLPLQADDGQWRARVADIKVTS; translated from the coding sequence GTGGCGGAACGGAGCACGGCTGCCGTCGACGTGGCAGACAACAGCGGCGACAAGCCGCTGACCGCGGAGGCGGACCAGTCCACGGCCGACGGGGTGGCCCAGAACCGGGAGCGGGACACGGAGATCGACGAGGCACAGGGGAGTGGCGGGACCGAAGGTCCCGGGAAGGCCTCAGCACCCGAGCTGCACAGCGGCCACAAATTGGCCAGACGGTACCGGCTCGAAGAATGCGTCACCCGTCTGGACGGATTCAGCAGCTGGCGAGCCGTGGACGAGAAGCTTCGCCGCGCCGTCGGCGTCCACCTCCTGCCCGCGGACCATTCGCGGGCACGTTCGGTGCTGGCCGCGGCACGTTCGTCGGCGCTGCTCGGTGATCCCCGATTCGTCCAGGTACTCGACGCCGTCGAGGAGAACGACCTGGTCTACGTCGTGCACGAGTGGCTTCCCGACGCCGTCGAGCTGACCACTCTGCTCGCCGCCGGTCCGCTGGAGCCGCACGACGCCTACCAGATGGTCAGTCAGATCGCCTCCGCGATGGCTGCCGCGCACCGTGAGGGTCTGGCCCACCTGCGCCTGAACCCCAACGCCGTGCTGCGCTCCTCCAGCGGCCAGTGGCGTATCCGCGGCCTCGCCGTCAACGCCGCGCTGCGCGGCATCAGTTCGGACACCCCGCAGCGCACCGACACGGAGTCCGTCGGCGCGCTCCTGTACGCCGGGCTCACTCAGCGCTGGCCGTACGAGAACGACGCGTACGGCCTCTCGGGGCTACCCAAGGACGTGGGCCTGATCGCGCCCGACCAGGTGCGGGCCGGCGTCCACCGCGGTCTGTCCGAACTCGCCATGCGCGCACTCGCCAACGACGGGGCGACCGCCTCCCGTCACGAGTCGCCGTGCACGACGCCTGAGGAACTGGTGAAGGCGGTCGGCGAGATGCCCCGCATCCGCCCGCCGGAGCCCTCGTTCACCGCGCCCCCGGAGTACCAGCGCACCACCTACCAACAGGGCACGTACGGCCGCCCGGCACCGCACCGCGGCGCCACCCAGCCGGTGCCGACTCCTCCGGCACCACTGCAGAGCCGTACCGGCAAGGCCCTGAAGTGGGCCGTCTCGGCCCTCCTCATCGCCGCCCTGGGCCTGGGCAGCTGGCAGCTCGCGGACGCACTCATGGACAGCGGCAACAAGTCGGACGACACGAACAAGACGCAGACGACGGATGGGGGAGACAAGGACGGTCTGAACAAGTCGCCCGTCGGCAAGCCCATCACCATCAGCCGGGCCTTTGACTTCGACCCGTACGGCGACAATTCCGAGAAGCCTTCGGACGTGGGGAAGGCTTACGACAACACCACGGCCACGTACTGGCAGACGGACTACTACCTGAGCGCGAACTTCGGCAACCTGAAGTCGGGCGTCGGTATCATCCTCGACCTCGGCAAGGTCCAGCAGGTCGGGAAAGTGACCGTCACTTTCGTGGGAGACACATCCGTCGAACTTCGCAGCGCGAGCGCCGACGCGGGAGCGAAGCCGATGTCCTTCTCCTCCTACACCAAGGTCGCCTCGGGCTCAGGGACCGCTGTGGAACTCAAGCCCGGCAAGTCCGTCAAGTCTCAGTACCTCTTGGTGTGGCTGACCAAGCTGCCTCTGCAAGCGGACGACGGCCAATGGCGCGCCAGAGTGGCAGACATCAAGGTGACCAGCTGA